Genomic segment of Apium graveolens cultivar Ventura chromosome 7, ASM990537v1, whole genome shotgun sequence:
ATTTGATGGatttttgtgaaataaaaataaattttgtacGGAAAAATATTAGTTTAATTGGTGGAATTTGCGTAGAATGTCCGATAatcgggaacccgcgaattttaccgccgtcggcaatgaacctcggtgagccgacggtggatgatgatgaatatttctgagtcctacgaataaaaacataaaatacgaataagtgataataactaattaaatttgTACCAATATTTGGAAATTTGCGGAATTTTGGATTATTGTTGTGATTATTGTGGTTGGcatcgattatgtttcgacgggtagtccgataaataaaggaggcgctgcccgattttcaggaaattaattccaaaaattcaGGAACGTATCCTGTAAAATATCGGGAATATCAGTCGAATGTACataactatataattataaatataactATTTTACAAAAGTACTTGTGTGTCGTGATAAAATATATTGTACATATTCGTCAACCCTATCTTCTGAAATGACAGTTGTATGTATTTACCGAAAAAGATTGTGGAACCGAGTTGTGAATGCATGAACTCTAATTTGTTATATGTATTATAATAATACGTGTAATTACAAttcgggatttgatatcgaatgggtagatttgttatcaaggatatgtcaagcagaatcgaatgtctaagttagggtgtttcgactcTGTAAGTTCTAGTCGAAAAACTGAAGGTTGATGTCGGACTAAAGATAGCCTAGAGATCAGTCGACAGGCTCAGCAAGGTTCCAaccgaaggacctgagtgttgaagtcggatcTAGGATATTCTAATAGTTAGACGAATAAGCCGAGTGTCtgaatcggttcaaggtcaatcagagataattgtaaagctctgcaaggcaagtacccttgaCCATACTTTTATGGTTCATTATATATGAATAGCTGTTATTTTATTCTGCAATGGAacagaatgttttaagttacgtatcccctgtattggAAGTGTTATTTaaaatatgttttggggaaaagtaactcctaaaagtacctatctctaaaatgtgattaaaatgaaaagaagttttgaatagtgtgttgtgacaaaattgttttaaaaagagataggtaaaaatGATTTTgggaaaactggataaagagaaatattttgatccacctatgtcgtggaatgttttaatccacctatgtTTTGGAATGTCACCTATGTCGTGGATTGTTTtgtccacctatgtcgtggaatttggAAAGAGGTATAAAGGGAATTCAGttaatctattggagttgcgtaagaggcccgttattcggtaacggcccagcaggtggtggcgtaagaggctaattcggttgtgcacattgtttaaccgattagtccagcgtgggggaGACCTAGCTAATCTCCCAAGTTCCAGAACATATTCTTTATTCTAGACGACCattagtcgctgtccggtgatgatagactgatcagctatcttcacccgttgaacGTCCAATAGATCCAACTGATTCAATTTTGAAACTGTTTAACAAATCAACTTGTATGAAATAGATGATTTGAAAGGGAAATGgcatgctaaaatttgactctgaaatttatacacagcacacgacttatgttatttttttacagagcatgctagttttgaatatccagtttatgaatatTTATCTCACTTTTGTTAACGAGCCATGgtttctgttcctataactgtttaatCATAACATGCCTTGTTATttatatagtggtactgctgagcaattgattgctcacccttgcagaatattttgtatatatgtattgcagatgtaTAGGAGATCTTTCCGTgcagtcagggcagagttccagttctttccataccaggctcctctgagatagttgtgtcagaccaaagatggtctgttgagttgctgtattaagatagtattgtcaggATTATTTGTAATAAGTTAGTTTTGTAGTaattgtaacctaagtcatacttaaacctggaaaagatcttagtaaaggggtcatatttatgttttaacattgaagtggattatattatgtttgttattgttgttgttgatgacgtcaactcctgaccccggggttgaagccgtcacagttggtatcagagctataggtttgagtccctgatttggttgattggggcaaacaacacatatgatttgactatttgtctCTGTGAATAAAAGATGACTGTGAGGAGGAATAAAGGCTCTATATCAGTTTGTTGTATCAGAAATGAAGACAGCAGAAAGGGTTTAGGATCCAATGATGAAAGTTGCAGCCTCGGAAAAGTAATTCAATGGTTGGTGAATCACTTGCAACTGATAGgaaatcatccttagaggaaTAGTTGGTTGAAACTTGGACTAGGATGCCTAGTAGAGTCCAGCGTTCCTTAAGTTTGATTTGGTTTACCAGTTTGCTCTATGTAGTGTGGTTGAAACTTGGACTAGGAATAGTTTGCTCTATGTAGTGTGGCTGATATAGCCAGCCAAGTTTTGTTGTATATCAGATTGGTTTAGCGATTGTATTGAGGAGTCCTGTTACGGTATTTAGTGTCTTTATATTTCAATTTTCTGTACTGTTATTGATTCTGCTATTGTCATTGTTGCTATTTTTGCTAGTGTTGTTAATGTAGATCTCTTTTATAAGTGGACCCTGATATTAAAGATATGGGTATTTTGATTGGGCAGTATTTTCCTGATGCAGGTGCACCGTCTAAACGGTGATATCTTTTGTCAAACATTcttgttatgttttgaataaactcatctctatatttcaggaagatgccacccaagaaagctacccattCTAAAGAGAATATTAGTAGTTTTTCTGTGGGTCCAGCTTTAAATGAAATCCTggatttgttgcgccagcagcaacaacaacagtaGCAGTTAATCTAACAGGTTCAGCAGCAGCAACTACTGTTGCACCAGCAACATCAAGGAGTGAACCAAATTGTTAATTTCAAATCTTTCCAGAATGTTAAACCTCCTGAGTTTAAGGGTGATCCTGATCCAGTggctgctggagcatggttaaaagagatggagaaagctttcaataTTGTCCAAGTGAGTGATAatcttaagaccgattatgcaagttatttcttgaaaaatgaagtgAATTACTTGTGGGAGCCAACCAGAGCGTTAGAAAGAGAAGGTCATGTcccatgggctaggtttaccgagttgtttttggaaaaatatttcccTGATAGCATGCAGAATCAAATGGGGATTGAGTTCTTAGAATTGAAGCAGGCCGATAGAtgtgtagctgagtatgaggtTAAGTTCACAGAGTTCGCTAGATTTGTACCAGACTATGTACACTCtgaagctcagaaggcaaggaggtttcaacatGGGTTGAAGTCTGAAATTCGCAGtagagttgtggcattgcaactcaagacgtatccttcTATAGTTCAGGCTGCCTTAGTAATTGAGattgatcagaagttagccgatagagaaaaagaagataaaaAGCGAAAGATAGATAATGTGGAAGAAAcatcaggtcaagaaggatctATCCAGAAGTCTTAGAAAAAGGTTGGAAGGTATAAGAATAAAGAACTTAGAGGACAAATTTTTTCTTCAAACAGACCTAATAAAACCTCAGTCAGCTCTAGCCAAGTCAAGTCGGTCAGGTCACCTATATTGGAGTGTAAGCAATGTGGTAAAAGGCATAGTGGAGTATGTAAAGTAAATATTGAATGTTTCAGGTGTGGATAGAAGGGACGTTATGCGTCAAAGTATAAAGTGGAAAATCCGGGAGTCACctgttacaactgtggcaagGTGATACATATTGCCAAGAACTGTAAAAGTGTTTCCCTAGATagcatgggaggtagtgcatcCAAAGGTCTGACATCTAGTACATCCAAGGCTAAGATTTATAATATGATTAAAAGGTCAACTGCTCAAGACCCTGATACGGAACCAGGTACATCCTTAATTTCAGACCTGTTAAAGTATTGAGTGGCAATGGAGTGTCTAAGTTAATTATATGTGGATAGAACGGAGTTAATGTTGGAATATTTAAATGAAACCTTAATTATAGAAGTGGCTGATCGAAATAGAGTCCCAGTAAATCAGTCCTATCCCAAATACCATATAGAAATATTAGAAAATTTTTATGACTAACTTATTACCTTTTGAGTTAAAAGAGATTCATATAATCCTAGGAGCGGATTGGGTGTTTATCATAGGGCAATGATTGATTACCAGAAGAATCAAATCATAATATTTACGGAAGCTAATATTAGGGTGAGTATCCAAGGACAGAAGTAATATAAGAAATTTCTTTCAATCATGCAAGCAAAGAAGATATTAAGGCAAGAATATAGGGCATATCAAGTACATGTAGCAGATATTAAGAAGGAAGCACCTAAGTTGGAAGAAATTCATATATCAAGTGAAGTCTCAAAGGTCTTACCATATGAATTACCAGGATTACCTCAGAGCATGAGATTGGATTTCTCATTAGTTATTGCACAGAGTCGAGCCAGTGTCAAAAGCTCCGTATCGTA
This window contains:
- the LOC141673867 gene encoding uncharacterized protein LOC141673867 codes for the protein MTVRRNKGSISVCCIRNEDSRKGLGSNDESCSLGKNVKPPEFKGDPDPVAAGAWLKEMEKAFNIVQVSDNLKTDYASYFLKNEVNYLWEPTRALEREGHVPWARFTELFLEKYFPDSMQNQMGIEFLELKQADRCVAEYEVKFTEFARFVPDYVHSEAQKARRFQHGLKSEIRSRVVALQLKTYPSIVQAALVIEIDQKLADREKEDKKRKIDNVEETSGQEGSIQKS